Sequence from the bacterium genome:
AAGGCGTTTGCGTTGCTCGAAAAGGCTTATCAGGAACGCGAATACGGTATGTCGGCCTTGAACACGGAGTGGTTCGACAATCTGCGTTCCGATCAGCGCTTTCAAGATTTCCGGCGGCGTGTCGGATTATAGCTATCCTGGAAGTTGAGAGGAACACTCTACTGTGATTCCGGTAGTGTAAAAATCCTTGTTTTCCCGCTAACCTGACCTTGTTATCTTCCTGGTGTCGTGTATATATTTGAAAAGTTAACTAACTGACGAAAAGGAGGAAACAGACATGGCTGTTAAGCCCATTCCTGAAGGTTATCGTACCGTTACACCATACTTAATCTCGCCGAGCGCTGCGAAAGTCCTCGATTTTGTGAAGGAAACATTTGACGCGAAGGAAACTGTTAGAATGCCCGGCCCCGATGGCTCCTCCATCGCACATGCTGAGTTCAGAATCGGCGACTCGATTGTAATGATCAGTGACGGTGGCAAGGAATATCCCCCCATGCCTACCACTCTTTATGTGTATGTAAGCGATGTGGATGCTACTTACAAGCGCGCTCTGAAGGCGGGCGCCACGTCCGTCAAAGAGCCGGCCGATCAGTTCTACGGTGACCGCAGCGCAAGCGTAAAGGATTCCGGTGGAAATATCTGGGGGATCGCTACCCACATTGAAGATGTAACGCCGGAAGAAATGGATCGCCGGATGAAGGCTCTCAAAAAATAGAGGCTCAGAAAAAAATAAAAGACTCGACTTCTGATGAACAAATCCTCATCGGTCGAGCGGGGCTTTGTGCGAGTTGCAAATACCTGAAGATCATTTCAAGCGAGCGGGGCAGCAAGTTTGTGATGTGCCTCTTGTCTAAGACAAATCCGGCTTTTCGCAAATATCCGCCTCTCCCTGTTCTCGCTTGTCGCGGCTACGTTCAGGCTAAGGCGCGCGAGGGTTCCAGCTGATTTTCCGAACAGAATTTCAAGAACCCGGCGTAAGTATCCACGAGCTTTGATTGCAGCGAATCATTTGAATTTGCGATTGCAGATTCACCGAGCGTGATCAGTCCTATTTGAAAAGGTTGTTCCGGGATGTAGGTCAGGAGTGTGTTTGCAATTGCTGATGCCTGATCCGCCTGATCTTCGATCAGCATCTCTACTACGAATTGCTGCTTGCAGGCTTCCTTTACTGCTTGCAGGTAGTGAGGAAGCATCTTATTTCCAACAAAAACCGGTTGATTCACAAAACCCGTTTGCGGCTCGAAATCAGGAGAGCAGAACTTGACGGCATCTATCCACGGCGATGCGGAGCCACCGTGCGATTTTTTTGGATGGGCGGCTACAAGAATGATCTGCGAACCGAGATCTCTTTCCTCTTCTTCAGAATGATCGTAAAAACGCCGAAAAAGACCTGGCAACCAGGTTTTAGAAATCTGATCGATGTCCCACCCACGTTCCAGTTTTGCGCTACCAAGTTCTTGCTTCATCGCCGTAGTCTGTCGAAAGCCGATTTTTACTGAACCGGCAAATGCAAAGAGGATCGAGGGTTTGACGTAATGAATTTTCTGCAGGCAATCTGCTTCCGCCGTTTCAAAAGTTACGCGGACGTCTGAAACAAGAATGCCGTCTCCATGGACGGGCGCAATTCCAATCGCCCAGCTCATTCGAGTTCACTCAGATACAAGCTGTTCCATTGTTTCGAATGCGCGCCGCATATGAGGAATCACGATGGAACCACCCACCACGAGCGCGACATTGAACACTTCGATCATTTCTGCCCGCGAGACTTTTTCCTCCGCGCAACGGACGATGTGATAACTGATGCAATCATCGCAACGCAGTACCATGCTTGCTACAAGGCCGAGCATCTCTTTTGTTTTCGCATCCAGCGCGCCATCTACATACGCCTGCGTATCCAGATTAAAGAATCTTTTGATACCAAGATGGTCCGCTCCCAGAATTTTTTCGTTCATCTTTTCACGGTACTTCCTGAATTGCTCCAATTCTTCTTTATTCATTCAACTCCTCCTTTTTTTACAGAAGAACGCAAAGATAGCAAAGGAAATCTAATCTTAGCGTCCTTTGCGAACTTCTGTTAAATATTACTTATGGACTCTTTGAAAAAACTAAACAGGGAGATTGTGCGGTGCAGGAAGTGTCCACGCCTGGTTGCGCACAGGGAATACGTTGCGGCGAATCCTCCGTTGCGTCATCGCGGCGAAAAATACTGGGCAAGACCAGTGCCTGGTTTCGGGGATCCGGAGGCCCGAATCTTTATTGTGGGGCTTGCCCCTGCCGCAAATGGAGGGAACAGGACCGGTCGTATTTTTACAGGAGACCGGAGCGGGGACTGGCTATACGCGGCGCTCTATGAAGTCGGCCTGGCCAATCAACCACATTCGGTTTCCAAAACAGATGGACTGGAAATTTTTCACACTTACATAGCAGCAGCGGTCCGGTGCGCGCCACCTGATAATAAACCTACGCTGCAGGAATTTGAGTTTTGTCACGATTACCTCGTTCGCGAGCATGCGCTATTAAAACAGGTCCGGGTGATGATTGCTCTGGGTTCCCTTGCGTATAATTCGGTTAAAAAGCTCTTGAAAAGAGAGGACGCTTCTAAAAGGTTCCGATTCCCGGCATTTGCGCACGGATTGAGAGTTTCGCTGCCTGACGGCTCCCTGATCCTTTGTTCCTATCATCCGAGTCAGCAAAATACCTTTACAGGAAGACTTACGCGCGAGATGTTTGTGCGTATTTTCCAGGAAGCGAAGCAAGCTGCAGGATTGTAATCAACAATAGCGGGATAATCATTACAAATAGCGCATGCTCCTGGAACCGCAAGCCCTGCTTCCATGCTCCGTTTAACACTGGAATTCCAAGCGCGCAAGCATAATAGATCAGAAGAGGAAAAAAGAATCGTTTGATTCTGAATCCTCTCTCGGTCAGCACGAAAAGAAGAAGTAGAAAACTGAAGTAAATCAGAATCCCTTCCATCCGGTGGAAAGTGGCGGAATTCAAACTTTGAAACGCCAGCGCAAGGGAGATTCGAACCGAATTTGCAACTAATGTTGCAATAAATGCAATTCCTGCCGCAACCGGCAATGACAGGATCTGAAATCTTTTTGTTGGAGAGGTCCAGATCCATTTCAGCGAAAGCATGACAAAGGCAGTCATCAGAAAATTCACGCCGGAACAGGAAGGCGCAATCAGAAAGTAATGCGCTTTGCTGATGTATCCGGATCCAGATTCAAATTCAAAGGATCCTCCGCTCATCCACTCCACTAATACGGTAGTAGGTGCGAGTATCCAGCGCAGATCTTCCGCGGACGCATGGGAATAATGCGACTTGATCAGGAAGGCCGCGAACAGAGCACAGGCGCACAACCCGGCCCTGTGCCACTCAAGCGTTCGGGACATAGCGAGCCCTGATTTTCCAGATAAGCAGAACGGAACAGAGTAGGATAGCCAGCAGCATAAGTTCCGGCTCACTTCCTGACATAACTGTGGTTCCTACCGCCAGGTCAGTCACTCCTTTAGGAAGAGGCACCGGTTGATCCACATCTCTGGCAGGTTCCTGAGTATTTCGTACGATCTCACGGACCGCGATGAAGGATGTGTACTGCGTCAATAGATTGTAGGTCAAACCCAGCGATGTAATCTTTGCGATTCGATCAGCTTCCGGTTGACTGGAACCATAATCAGAAAGTTCTGAAATGCGGGATCTTGCCCATAAATAACGCAGCGCACGATTGGCTTCCTGTGGTTTCACATTTGCCACGTTGAGATTTGTCTGGTAACCTCCGCGTCCCGTTTGGCCGGTTAGCTCAATGGACCCCGTGACTGACCCTCGCCATTTTCCAAATAGAAGAACCGGGCGATGCGCGAAGAGATCAGGCAGCTTCGGAGATTCAACATCATAAGTATGAAAATTGCTGATCCGGACTGTGATATCGGTGAGCACAGGGTTTTGAATGTATTCACGAAATTTTGCGGCCATCGCTTCAGCATCAGCGGGATCTGTTACGACAAATGTTTCTCCCTTGCCGGCTTTGGCTACGCCTTCAATCAGATAACGATTCACACTCGTTCCTATTCCGAACGCGAAGACATTGGATTGATCCAGATGATTACGAATGTAGTCGAATGTTTCCTTTTCCGCAGAAATGTACCCGTCTGTTACGAGCGCAATGATCCGTGCCACCGCCTTTTCGTTCGGGATGCTCATCGCGCGTTGCATGGCATCGAGAAGTTCTGTGCCTCCGCCGCCACGTTGAGAATCGATCAATTGAAGTGCCTGCCGGATATTTTCAGGACTCGCCGGCAGGGATTTCGCCGATAATGCTGCGGAGCTTCCGGCGAATAGCACCATATTGAATCGATCCGACGGTTGCAGCCCGCCAATCAAATCTCGCAGCAACTGTTTCGATGTTTCCAGGGGAAAACCGTTCATGGAACCGGAAATATCCACAACGAAAATGTATTCTCGTGCCGGATGATCCGTGACAGACACGCGCGCCGGCGGTTGCGCCATGTACAGGAAGAAGTTTTCATCCTTGCCTTGATAGAGCATCAGTCCGGAAGCGATTTGATTTCCAGTGAGGCGGTAACGCAGTATGAAATCGCGGTTGCCCTGAAAGTCATCCGGTTCATTCAACGCGAGTTCCGCCAGCATTGGATTCTTCCAGGTTGTGCTGATGCGATGTGAAGCGCACATCAAATCCTGAATCGGGACCCCCGAGGAAATCGTTGAACTCAGATGAAATGCGCTTTTCGGCGGAATTCTTTCGTGAAGATAAGGACTGTGTGTAAACTGATTCTCTTTCGGAGCAGCAGCTTCCGATTGTGACGAATAGCGTGGACCAACCACTGTGGGAAAAACAAGCTCGTAGACGCCATCGGTTGGAACCAGCAATTCCGTGTAGCGAAGCTCGATTTCAATCCTGTCGCCGGGAAGGATGTTTGCAACACTCATCGAAAACACGTTCGGTCTGTTTTGCTCAAGCAAGGAAGCGCTTTTTCCCGTCTGTTTTGCTTTCTCAAACTCCTTCTTTGCCTTTTCCTTTTCTTTGACTTTCGCAACGATCAATTGATCGCCGATGCGCATTCGCATTCCATAAACCGCTGATCTAGTGGACGCCGGGAAAATATATCGTGCGTTGATCGGACGTGATCCTTCATTCTCGTAAATCTGAAGAACCGAAACATCCGCGATGACTCCGGAAATTGCTATCTCCACGCGCGTTTCCTTCAGCGGCAATTGATCTACCGCCGGATCTCCTTCAACAAAAAAGTAGGGAGATAGAGTTTGATCCTTTTGATTTTCAGAGAAACTCACTGAAGAAAAGAATGTGATTGAGATCAGGAACAGGAAGAATTTCGACTTGTTCACTTCGGCCTCCACTCAGAATCAAGTGGAGCAAAGTAAATGCCAGGAAGAGTGCGGGGAGAGAATCGTTGGGGTTGTGTCAAACATCCCACAGCGTTGTGGCGCGGGCGACTCGCCCGCGAGAGTCTACTTCTTTTGCCAACCGCCGGCGTATGCTGTAAAACCTTCTCGCTGTAAAGCAGCGGCAAGTGGAGAATCGCCCGGCGATTTTCCATCGATCTCCGTTAGATATAGGGCGCGCCGTTTTCCGGATTCCACAAGACCGGCCAGGGCGCTCACGATCCCATCGATCACGATTTGATGTTCCGGATCTTCTGATTTCAAGAAAGTATAAAGGGTACGCTGTCCTCTACTCAGATACGCCGCAAGCTCACCGTTTACCAGGACCACGCGAGCGCCCGCGATACGGCCGGGAACGAAACTGTCCGGGCGTTGAGGCCATGGAAGTGATGCGCCGTAAGGATTCGCGGGATCCGTGGCAGCGAGGATCACATTCGATGACTCATCGGATATTTCTCGGAGCGAACGCAAGCGATCCAGGGCTCCCGGCAAAGCGAATTGGGCTGCGCCGCGCCCTGCGATGAAATAACCGCGTCTGACTCTGCCGGCTTCTTCCATAGCTTTTAACACCGGATAAACGGCAGAGAAGCCGCCGGCCATTTTTTCCGCTGCAATGGCCTCACGCGTCACAACACCCAGTCTGTTCAAAAGCTGTTGTGCGGTTCCGCTCACGCGCTGCGTTGGTGTCGCCGAACCAAGAAGCTTTGAAAGCAAAGACCACCTTCCAGTTCCTTCCAGCGGCACTCCGGAGCGAGAAGGGATTCCCAATATATGCGTGCGACGCGCTCTTTTTTTCGATCGCAACAACGCGCGAAGTGGCATCAAAGTATCGTTTGTGACTTCACCCGCCCAGACAAGTTCCCAGAGAGCCGCAAGCACTTCCTGCTTGAACCCACCCGTTACGCCATGAATCTGCGGAAAGAAAGATGCTCCCGCAGAAGAAAGGAATTCTTTGATCTTCAAATGCAGTTCGCCCATCTGGATTTTTGTTTCCGGGGGCCTTAGCAGCTGAGCAGCATTTTCAGCAAGATACAAAGCGATCCGCCCATCCGTTTTACCGAGCGCTTCTACTCCGGACCACAGAACGAGTCCGGATGACATCAATCTGTCCAGCTCGGCCGGTTCATACTCCGGGAATCGTGACGGGAGAATCTGTGTTTCCAAAACTGAAGCGGGAATCGGATAACCTTGCAGTTGCTCGATCACTTCAAGCCACGCATCGGTGCCTGCGCGCGGCAAATCCACTCCGTGCCATTGAGGTAAGAAACGCCCGTACACAGCGGGTTCCACTGGTTCGACTTCGCGGCGCAATTTCGCAAGGGACTTCTGGCGAATGCGCCGGAATACTGTGGCATCGCACCATTCGCGATGCTGAACTGCTCGCGTGAAATCGCCTTGCAGTATCCGCTCCTCCTTTTCGAGACGCGTGAGTGCTTCTTGCGCATTGGAAACATCCATTCCCATTCTGCCGGCCATCTCTTCCGCGCTGAAGGGAGCATGAGTTCTTGCGTAACGCGAAACGAGATCTCCCAGTGGATCGGCCACGACTGCTCGAAACGCTGCCGGCACCTCAGCGGGAATCGGAATCCCAAGCCCATCCCGGTATCGCCCTGCGTCTTCTGCCGCAATCCATCGCGATTCTTCCGCAAGATTCACTTGCAATATCCTACGCTCGCGCGACAGCTCATTCAGCCAATTCTCTACGGTATGTAGCGCGGACGTCCCGTCTGCGCATCCTGCAGGCGGGACGCCCGCACTACTTTGTTTAGAAGCTTCGGACGACCGCGCTTTGATTTCGCCTGTTGTTAAATCACCGATGCGGAGCAGCAGATCGTGGAGAGCATCTTTGCTTCTGATCAAATAGGGAGCGTCGAGATGCTGGAGCTGCATCTCCATCTTTTCGATGACATCGGGATCGAGCAATTCACGCAGCTCTGATTCACCGAGCAGCTCTCGCAGCTGAACAGGATCGATGGCAAGCGCCTGCGCTCTGCGTTCCGCCAGAGGGGCGTCCCCTTCATAAATGAAGTTGCCTATGTAACCGAACATCAAGGAAGAGGCAAAAGGCGAAGGAGAAGTGGTGTTAATGGTCACGACGCGAATGCTGCGGCTACGGATCCCGCGTAACAATTCGAGGAAGCCGGGCATATCGAATACATCCTGCAAAACTTCCCGGTACGTTTCGAGCAAAATCGGAAACGATGGAAATTTGGAAGTGATTTGCAACAAATCAAAGGCACGCTTTCGTTGTTGCCACAGCGGCGTTCGCTGGCCAGGGTATCTTCTCGGCAAAAGCAGCGCCCGGGCTGCTGCTTCGCGAAAACGAGAGGAAAAAAGCGCAGAAGAGCTGAGATGATTCATCACTAGATGTTCTGCTTCTTCCGGATCGGGAAGGAAAAACTCAATCGGAGGCGGTTCATCCGTTTCCGGAAGACGAATCACGATTCCATCATCGCTCCAGAGTGTTTCCACATGCAGTTCCCATTTATCGCGAATCATCGCTTCGATCGCGTGCGTCCAGGGCGCGTGAACACGCGCGCCGAACGTGGAAAGAATGCAGATACGCCAATCTCCCAGATCATCCACGTAACGCTCGATCACAATCGTCTGGTCATCCGGAATCGTCTCCGTCTTTTCCTTTTGCTCCTGCAGATAAGCCAGTAGATTTTTTGCCGCCCAATCATCGAGCTTGTGTTCCTGCATTAGAAGTTGTTCGGCATCCTTTGGGTTCATCTCCTGGAGTTTTCGCATCAAGCTGCCGATGGCACGCCCGAATTCCACAGGACGTCCCGCGCCTTCCCCTTTCCAGAAAGGCATTTTTGCCGGAATCCCAGGAGCGGGAGAAACAAGCACGCGATCGTGAGTGATTTCTTCCACGCGCCAGGAAGTGGTGCCCAGCAAAAACGTTTCCCCAATGCGCGTTTCAAATACCATTTCTTCATCCAATTCACCCACTCGACCTTTTCCCGGTTCTGCTCCGATCAAAAAAACGTGAAAGAGCCCGCGATCCGGAATCGTTCCTCCGTTCACAATTGCGGTTCGCCTCGCGCCTTCCCGCGCCTGAAGCTTTCCTGAAATGCGGTCCCAGACAATGCGCGGGCGCAACTCCGCGAATTCATCGGAAGGATAACGGCCGGAAAGCATATCCAGTACGTTTTCCAGCATTCCTCGCGTAATTTTCTGAAACGGCGCGGCGCCGTTTAAAACTTTCTCCAGATCATCGAGTTTCCACGAATCCATCGAAACCATAGCCACGATTTGTTGGGCAAGCACATCAAGCGGATTGCGAAGATAGTGCGTTTCTTCAACTTTGCCTTCCAGCATGTGATCGGTTAGAGCGGCACACGCAACCAGGTCTCCGCGATATTTTGGGAAGACGATTCCTTTGCTGGGAACATCGAGCTGATGTCCTGCACGGCCGATTCGTTGCAGCGCGCTCGCAACTCCCGGAGGCGACTCAACCTGCAATACAAGATCGATGGCTCCCATATCGATTCCAAGTTCCAGAGAAGAAGTTGCAACAATTGCCGGAAGATTTCCCGTTTTTAAGTCCTCTTCGATTTGCAAACGCTGATCGTGTGAAACGGAACCGTGATGAGCGCGCACCAGATCTGTTTCGGCCAGCTCATTGAGCGCGGCTGCCAGACGTTCGGCGAGCCGCCTGTTGTTCACAAAAATCAGCGTGGTTCGATGGGTGCGAATCAAATGCAAGATCTGCGCATGCAATGCCGGCCAGATGCTGAATCGCGAGGGTCCTGTGATCACTTCTCCCAGGCGGCTCATATCTTCGAGTGGCGCGATGACCTGTAAATCCAGCTGTTTGGTTGAGCCTGCATTCACAATGCTCACCGGTCGCGGATGATCACTTTCGTATCCACCTAAAAAATTCGCTGCTTCCTGCAACGGTCGCACCGTTGCGGATAAACCGATACGCTGAAAAGGTTGCTCCGTAAGCTGATTCAGTCTTTCCAGTGACACGGCAAGATGGGCGCCTCGCTTGGTTCCCACCATTGCGTGAATTTCATCGACAATCACCCAGCGAATGCTTCGCAAATTTTCGCGCGCATTGCTGGTCAGCAATAAATAAAGTGACTCGGGGGTCGTTATCAGAATATCGGATGGATTGCGCAGGAAATGCGCGCGTTCTTTTGAGGACGTATCGCCGGTGCGAATCGCAACAAGTGGAATCACCAGTGAAGTATCGTTTTCAGCTGCGGATGTGATTCCGGCAATCGGCAGACGCAGGTTTCTTTCCACATCGACCGCTAGAGCTTTTAGGGGCGAAATATAGAGCACGCGGCAACGTTTGTTTTTTTCCGGCAATGGTGAAAACATGATGTGATGAATTGCGCATAAAAAGGCCGCAAGAGTTTTTCCGGAGCCGGTCGGCGCAATCATCAGTGTGTGCTCTCCCTTTTCGATTAGCGGCCAGCCCGATTCTTGCGCTTTTGTGGGTGCAGAAAATACCGATCGGAACCACTTTTGAATGTTAGGATGAAACAGTTCGAGCGCAGACATGGAATCAATTTTAACCGCCAAGGCGCCAAGTTCGCCAAGTTATTGAAAAAGAGTATTTGGCTCTTGGCGACTTGGTCTCTTGGCGGTTTTCACGCAATTGAATTTCACATGTACAAATTAACGATCGTCATCATCATCTACGCGGCTTTCCCCTTCTCCTACTTCACGACCTTCTTTATCTCGATCTTGACTTGGTTTGACCTTGTAAACACGTTTCTGATCACGCAACTGGATGTTCGATTCAATGCTCACAACACCAGGAACGGATTGCGCCAGAGCCACAATGCGGTCTGCGTGCGCTTCACTTAACGCAGTGCCGGTTAGCGTGACAATTCCATCTTCGGTGTCTACCTTGATCATGGATTGTCCCATGATTCCTTCCGATTCAAGCGCTTCTTCCACAGCGGCGCGAAGAGAAGCATCCGTGACCACCACGGTGGTGCTCGTAAACGTCGTTCCTTCATCCGTTTCGATGGCCATCGGCAAGTTGTTCATCGTATCGTCATCGCGTGTAATTTCGACTGGTTCCTCCAGGACCGTCAGATTCGATCCGATCACTCGGACTCCATCCACCGATCGAACAAGTTCAATGATCCGGTCCATATCTGCTTGTGAAGAAACAGTGCCTCTTAAAAAAGCAGTGTTTGTGGTTTCATCCACCACAACCACTACTGCGTTAGGGATTCCAATTAGTCTTTGTTCGATTTGCATTGCCAGGGTGTTCTCCCCATGCTCTTTCTTCGATCCAGCCATGAGCAAAACTGGAGCAGCAAGGATGAGCGATAGAATTGCCAATTTCGTTAAAATTTTCATCGTATAAAAACCTCCTTGTACAGAATAATCTCGACCCTGCTGATTCTGATTGTCATCGCAGATCGGTCCTTTCTTCGTCGTCCACAGGTTGACACTTCGATCTTCCTTGGCCGTTAATATAGTGGCGGGAAGTAACGGAATGTTTGAGCATAAACGGCAAAAGATCTTGCCGATTCACCGATTTATCCGGCGGTTGGCGGCGTGGTTCAGTTTGGCATCGATGATTGTCGCATTCGCGCTTGGAATCGGCACAATGGGATACCATCATATTGCAGGGCTAAACTGGGTGGACGCACTCTATAACGCTGCGATGATTTTGACGGGAATGGGTCCGGTTAATGAGATGACCACCACACACGCCAAG
This genomic interval carries:
- a CDS encoding VOC family protein, which codes for MAVKPIPEGYRTVTPYLISPSAAKVLDFVKETFDAKETVRMPGPDGSSIAHAEFRIGDSIVMISDGGKEYPPMPTTLYVYVSDVDATYKRALKAGATSVKEPADQFYGDRSASVKDSGGNIWGIATHIEDVTPEEMDRRMKALKK
- a CDS encoding VWA domain-containing protein; protein product: MNKSKFFLFLISITFFSSVSFSENQKDQTLSPYFFVEGDPAVDQLPLKETRVEIAISGVIADVSVLQIYENEGSRPINARYIFPASTRSAVYGMRMRIGDQLIVAKVKEKEKAKKEFEKAKQTGKSASLLEQNRPNVFSMSVANILPGDRIEIELRYTELLVPTDGVYELVFPTVVGPRYSSQSEAAAPKENQFTHSPYLHERIPPKSAFHLSSTISSGVPIQDLMCASHRISTTWKNPMLAELALNEPDDFQGNRDFILRYRLTGNQIASGLMLYQGKDENFFLYMAQPPARVSVTDHPAREYIFVVDISGSMNGFPLETSKQLLRDLIGGLQPSDRFNMVLFAGSSAALSAKSLPASPENIRQALQLIDSQRGGGGTELLDAMQRAMSIPNEKAVARIIALVTDGYISAEKETFDYIRNHLDQSNVFAFGIGTSVNRYLIEGVAKAGKGETFVVTDPADAEAMAAKFREYIQNPVLTDITVRISNFHTYDVESPKLPDLFAHRPVLLFGKWRGSVTGSIELTGQTGRGGYQTNLNVANVKPQEANRALRYLWARSRISELSDYGSSQPEADRIAKITSLGLTYNLLTQYTSFIAVREIVRNTQEPARDVDQPVPLPKGVTDLAVGTTVMSGSEPELMLLAILLCSVLLIWKIRARYVPNA
- a CDS encoding carboxymuconolactone decarboxylase family protein, whose product is MNKEELEQFRKYREKMNEKILGADHLGIKRFFNLDTQAYVDGALDAKTKEMLGLVASMVLRCDDCISYHIVRCAEEKVSRAEMIEVFNVALVVGGSIVIPHMRRAFETMEQLVSE
- the xrtK gene encoding exosortase K; the encoded protein is MSRTLEWHRAGLCACALFAAFLIKSHYSHASAEDLRWILAPTTVLVEWMSGGSFEFESGSGYISKAHYFLIAPSCSGVNFLMTAFVMLSLKWIWTSPTKRFQILSLPVAAGIAFIATLVANSVRISLALAFQSLNSATFHRMEGILIYFSFLLLLFVLTERGFRIKRFFFPLLIYYACALGIPVLNGAWKQGLRFQEHALFVMIIPLLLITILQLASLPGKYAQTSRA
- a CDS encoding uracil-DNA glycosylase, with the translated sequence MDSLKKLNREIVRCRKCPRLVAHREYVAANPPLRHRGEKYWARPVPGFGDPEARIFIVGLAPAANGGNRTGRIFTGDRSGDWLYAALYEVGLANQPHSVSKTDGLEIFHTYIAAAVRCAPPDNKPTLQEFEFCHDYLVREHALLKQVRVMIALGSLAYNSVKKLLKREDASKRFRFPAFAHGLRVSLPDGSLILCSYHPSQQNTFTGRLTREMFVRIFQEAKQAAGL
- a CDS encoding DEAD/DEAH box helicase — its product is MSALELFHPNIQKWFRSVFSAPTKAQESGWPLIEKGEHTLMIAPTGSGKTLAAFLCAIHHIMFSPLPEKNKRCRVLYISPLKALAVDVERNLRLPIAGITSAAENDTSLVIPLVAIRTGDTSSKERAHFLRNPSDILITTPESLYLLLTSNARENLRSIRWVIVDEIHAMVGTKRGAHLAVSLERLNQLTEQPFQRIGLSATVRPLQEAANFLGGYESDHPRPVSIVNAGSTKQLDLQVIAPLEDMSRLGEVITGPSRFSIWPALHAQILHLIRTHRTTLIFVNNRRLAERLAAALNELAETDLVRAHHGSVSHDQRLQIEEDLKTGNLPAIVATSSLELGIDMGAIDLVLQVESPPGVASALQRIGRAGHQLDVPSKGIVFPKYRGDLVACAALTDHMLEGKVEETHYLRNPLDVLAQQIVAMVSMDSWKLDDLEKVLNGAAPFQKITRGMLENVLDMLSGRYPSDEFAELRPRIVWDRISGKLQAREGARRTAIVNGGTIPDRGLFHVFLIGAEPGKGRVGELDEEMVFETRIGETFLLGTTSWRVEEITHDRVLVSPAPGIPAKMPFWKGEGAGRPVEFGRAIGSLMRKLQEMNPKDAEQLLMQEHKLDDWAAKNLLAYLQEQKEKTETIPDDQTIVIERYVDDLGDWRICILSTFGARVHAPWTHAIEAMIRDKWELHVETLWSDDGIVIRLPETDEPPPIEFFLPDPEEAEHLVMNHLSSSALFSSRFREAAARALLLPRRYPGQRTPLWQQRKRAFDLLQITSKFPSFPILLETYREVLQDVFDMPGFLELLRGIRSRSIRVVTINTTSPSPFASSLMFGYIGNFIYEGDAPLAERRAQALAIDPVQLRELLGESELRELLDPDVIEKMEMQLQHLDAPYLIRSKDALHDLLLRIGDLTTGEIKARSSEASKQSSAGVPPAGCADGTSALHTVENWLNELSRERRILQVNLAEESRWIAAEDAGRYRDGLGIPIPAEVPAAFRAVVADPLGDLVSRYARTHAPFSAEEMAGRMGMDVSNAQEALTRLEKEERILQGDFTRAVQHREWCDATVFRRIRQKSLAKLRREVEPVEPAVYGRFLPQWHGVDLPRAGTDAWLEVIEQLQGYPIPASVLETQILPSRFPEYEPAELDRLMSSGLVLWSGVEALGKTDGRIALYLAENAAQLLRPPETKIQMGELHLKIKEFLSSAGASFFPQIHGVTGGFKQEVLAALWELVWAGEVTNDTLMPLRALLRSKKRARRTHILGIPSRSGVPLEGTGRWSLLSKLLGSATPTQRVSGTAQQLLNRLGVVTREAIAAEKMAGGFSAVYPVLKAMEEAGRVRRGYFIAGRGAAQFALPGALDRLRSLREISDESSNVILAATDPANPYGASLPWPQRPDSFVPGRIAGARVVLVNGELAAYLSRGQRTLYTFLKSEDPEHQIVIDGIVSALAGLVESGKRRALYLTEIDGKSPGDSPLAAALQREGFTAYAGGWQKK
- a CDS encoding BON domain-containing protein, which produces MKILTKLAILSLILAAPVLLMAGSKKEHGENTLAMQIEQRLIGIPNAVVVVVDETTNTAFLRGTVSSQADMDRIIELVRSVDGVRVIGSNLTVLEEPVEITRDDDTMNNLPMAIETDEGTTFTSTTVVVTDASLRAAVEEALESEGIMGQSMIKVDTEDGIVTLTGTALSEAHADRIVALAQSVPGVVSIESNIQLRDQKRVYKVKPSQDRDKEGREVGEGESRVDDDDDR